The segment GATAGACCCTACCAGAAAGCCCCCAAATAAAGCTACAATAACTGCTTTTACCAAAAATGCCCCAACCATTAAAGCTAGTTTTACATCCCCCATTCCCATACCCTTGGGATAAAGCAAGTGTATTATAAGCATAAATACAAATGCCCCTGCGCTGAAAGCCAAAGGCATCCACCATTGCCCGGGCTTATCAACGATATTTAACGCCAGGCCCACAATGGTCAAAGGCCAGGTAATTATATTGGGGATTATCCTAAACTGGATATCGATGACGGATATAGCTATAAGGGCGCTAACAAAAATAATGCTTATTAGAAGTTTCAGGCTCAATCCGAAAAAATAGAAATTTAAAACAAAAAGTAAAGCAGTCAGTAACTCTACTGATGGATAAGTGGCCGAAATACGACTCTTACAATGCCTGCATTTGCCCTTAAGTATAATATAGGATAAAACAGGTATATTGTCATAGAAAGCTATCCTTGCCTTACATTGAGGACAAAAAGAAAAAACCGGTTTATATAGGGACAAGCCCCTGGGGACGCGGTATATTACTACGTTTAAAAAACTTCCTACTATAAGGCCGACTATAAATAGTATTATATATATGGGTATATTTGCCATGCTGGGCGCCTTATTTATTGCTGTTTAGTGTAATTGCTACTATTTCTACCACTTAAATTTCTATAAAATTAAATATGGAAATAGCTATTTGTTCTTTT is part of the Actinomycetota bacterium genome and harbors:
- a CDS encoding prepilin peptidase, with translation MANIPIYIILFIVGLIVGSFLNVVIYRVPRGLSLYKPVFSFCPQCKARIAFYDNIPVLSYIILKGKCRHCKSRISATYPSVELLTALLFVLNFYFFGLSLKLLISIIFVSALIAISVIDIQFRIIPNIITWPLTIVGLALNIVDKPGQWWMPLAFSAGAFVFMLIIHLLYPKGMGMGDVKLALMVGAFLVKAVIVALFGGFLVGSIYGVVLIAARKKNLKQAIPFGPFISLGSLIALYAGNIIINWYLGYF